From one Alphaproteobacteria bacterium genomic stretch:
- the dctP gene encoding TRAP transporter substrate-binding protein DctP → MRDVFARSARLMAAAGFAALSAFAVQPANAVDPVNIRLASDHNGPPHPAALAEEFFKQRVEEAIPGSTVRLYFASSLYKVPAAVEAMTNGDLEMTWGQFGKTAQVDPYMSVVVGPMLLTTPGAIGKFDTTETFKMLQGRFEKLHGVKIFGSGDLSYYMGAGSGSRLLKPADFAGKKIRSMGPAENAALSAWGASPTTMAFGDVPPALQTGVIDGLLTSLGGFRSTRDQAPYFTVAGINGIVGDYYWIGASEIWWKSLNQDQRDMLQKIIVDEVLPFQRKANWCNDKLLLDQYGTDDPSKPGIYVMKAEESAVLADKLGDATQKWIKSNTPSGAHEWVDTFVREAKALTKANPMGSDWLEKTDCAELQPWFDKYTKKK, encoded by the coding sequence ATGCGAGACGTTTTCGCACGCTCCGCCCGCCTGATGGCGGCTGCGGGCTTTGCAGCATTATCCGCCTTTGCGGTGCAACCGGCCAACGCGGTCGACCCGGTGAATATTCGCCTGGCGTCCGACCATAACGGCCCGCCGCACCCGGCCGCCCTGGCCGAGGAATTCTTCAAGCAGCGGGTCGAGGAAGCGATTCCGGGCAGCACCGTGCGCCTCTATTTCGCCTCGTCGCTGTACAAGGTGCCGGCGGCCGTCGAAGCTATGACCAATGGCGACCTGGAAATGACCTGGGGTCAGTTCGGCAAGACCGCCCAGGTCGACCCCTATATGAGCGTCGTCGTCGGCCCGATGCTGCTGACCACCCCCGGTGCGATCGGCAAGTTCGACACGACCGAAACCTTCAAAATGCTTCAAGGCCGGTTCGAGAAGCTGCACGGCGTGAAGATTTTCGGTTCCGGTGACCTCAGCTATTATATGGGCGCCGGCTCCGGCTCGCGTCTGCTGAAGCCGGCCGACTTCGCCGGCAAGAAGATCCGGTCCATGGGCCCGGCCGAGAACGCGGCCCTGTCGGCCTGGGGCGCGAGCCCGACGACGATGGCGTTCGGCGACGTGCCGCCGGCGCTGCAAACCGGCGTCATCGACGGCCTGCTGACCAGCCTGGGCGGTTTCCGCTCCACCCGCGATCAGGCGCCGTATTTCACGGTGGCCGGCATCAACGGCATTGTCGGCGACTATTACTGGATCGGCGCGTCCGAGATCTGGTGGAAGTCGCTGAACCAGGATCAGCGCGATATGCTGCAAAAGATCATCGTCGACGAGGTGCTGCCGTTCCAGCGCAAGGCCAACTGGTGCAACGACAAGCTGCTGCTTGACCAGTACGGCACCGACGATCCGTCCAAGCCCGGCATCTATGTCATGAAGGCGGAAGAGTCCGCGGTTCTGGCCGACAAGCTGGGCGACGCCACGCAGAAGTGGATCAAGTCGAACACGCCGTCGGGTGCGCACGAGTGGGTCGACACGTTCGTCCGGGAAGCCAAGGCCCTGACCAAGGCCAACCCGATGGGCTCGGACTGGCTGGAAAAAACGGACTGCGCCGAGTTGCAGCCGTGGTTCGACAAGTACACCAAGAAGAAGTAA
- a CDS encoding TRAP transporter small permease has protein sequence METALDRTYRVYRFFLDNFVGYGAAIIMLASVLLAIFEIIRRYIFGMVFDWGQDAVTYFTVGSIYLYFAVTQARRSHLAVSALMDVCKTKGLQTVVLWVRLFVTTASMTLYTAIFYWGWSTVGRNMMLERTTQSMVLQIWPFQAILIAGFVLLAVTCLFQFYQDLQAVRGKTVFAWAPAEEGLEI, from the coding sequence ATGGAGACGGCTCTAGACCGCACCTATCGCGTCTATCGCTTCTTTCTCGACAATTTCGTCGGATACGGCGCGGCCATCATTATGCTGGCCAGCGTTCTGCTGGCGATTTTCGAGATCATCCGGCGATACATTTTCGGAATGGTGTTCGATTGGGGACAGGATGCCGTGACCTATTTCACGGTCGGGTCCATCTATCTGTACTTCGCGGTCACCCAGGCCCGGCGGTCGCATCTGGCCGTCAGTGCGCTCATGGATGTCTGCAAGACCAAGGGGTTGCAGACCGTGGTGCTGTGGGTGCGGCTGTTCGTGACCACGGCCTCGATGACGCTGTACACCGCCATCTTTTATTGGGGCTGGTCGACCGTCGGCCGCAACATGATGCTGGAGCGCACGACCCAAAGCATGGTGCTGCAGATCTGGCCGTTCCAGGCGATCCTGATCGCCGGCTTCGTGTTGCTGGCGGTCACCTGCCTGTTCCAGTTCTACCAGGACCTGCAAGCGGTGCGCGGCAAGACGGTCTTTGCCTGGGCCCCGGCCGAAGAAGGCCTTGAAATCTAA
- a CDS encoding TRAP transporter large permease: MGFLGLSMTALLALGAPIGVALMGAAVLVIMNDQMMSMGTVFRAFFDFTNSYTLMAIPFFIYAGFLMEKTGLISGLFRFADAAVGWLPGGFAYATLLAAVLFGAISGSSTAMSAAMGVIAYPEMIRRGYPKWMSAGVIACGGGIALLIPPSITLILYGVLTEENIVALFFAGVTPGIMLAISDAIIIVGVAWYLKLPSGTFSVRELVRAAWGAWPALMMPVVILGGLYGGVFTPTEAGAAACGYALLYGLIAKRGAFLKELLPCTQRAVNLTAVVFFLVGCVGVFQFLLANKGWPQDMAAWVGSFGLSPFMFLVLLLAVLLFLSMFLTGVAMLVLTVPIILPIALSLGIDPIHLGILFALAVEMGGVIPPVGLNLFAVSGTTGVPLTQVMKGAIPFLITDGFVLILILFYPDLALWLPDLAVQNVFGH, encoded by the coding sequence ATGGGCTTCCTTGGGCTTTCGATGACCGCATTGCTGGCGCTGGGCGCGCCGATCGGCGTCGCCCTGATGGGCGCGGCCGTGCTGGTCATCATGAACGATCAGATGATGTCGATGGGCACGGTGTTCCGCGCCTTTTTCGACTTCACCAACAGCTATACGCTGATGGCGATCCCGTTTTTCATCTATGCCGGCTTCCTGATGGAGAAGACCGGCCTGATTTCCGGCCTGTTCCGCTTTGCCGATGCGGCGGTGGGCTGGCTGCCGGGCGGCTTTGCCTATGCCACGCTGCTGGCGGCGGTGCTGTTCGGCGCCATCAGCGGCTCGTCCACCGCCATGTCGGCGGCCATGGGCGTGATCGCCTATCCGGAGATGATCCGCCGCGGCTATCCGAAATGGATGTCGGCCGGCGTTATCGCCTGCGGCGGCGGTATCGCGTTGCTGATTCCCCCATCGATCACGCTGATCCTCTATGGCGTCCTGACCGAGGAGAACATCGTCGCCCTGTTCTTCGCGGGCGTGACACCCGGGATCATGCTGGCGATCAGCGACGCGATCATCATCGTCGGCGTGGCCTGGTATCTGAAACTGCCGTCGGGCACGTTCAGCGTTCGGGAGTTGGTGCGCGCGGCCTGGGGCGCCTGGCCGGCCCTGATGATGCCGGTGGTGATCCTCGGCGGTCTCTATGGCGGCGTCTTCACGCCGACCGAGGCCGGTGCGGCGGCCTGCGGCTATGCCCTGCTCTATGGCCTGATCGCCAAGCGCGGCGCCTTCCTGAAGGAGCTGTTGCCCTGCACGCAACGGGCGGTGAACCTGACCGCGGTCGTGTTCTTCCTGGTCGGCTGCGTCGGCGTGTTCCAATTCCTGCTGGCGAACAAGGGCTGGCCGCAGGATATGGCCGCCTGGGTCGGCAGTTTCGGCCTGTCGCCGTTCATGTTCCTGGTGCTGCTGCTGGCGGTGCTGCTGTTCCTGTCCATGTTCCTGACCGGTGTGGCCATGCTGGTGCTGACCGTGCCGATCATCCTGCCAATCGCGCTGTCGCTGGGGATCGATCCGATCCACCTCGGCATTCTGTTCGCGCTGGCGGTGGAGATGGGGGGCGTGATCCCGCCGGTGGGTCTGAACCTGTTTGCGGTCAGCGGCACGACCGGCGTTCCGCTCACACAGGTGATGAAGGGCGCGATTCCGTTCCTGATCACGGACGGTTTCGTGCTGATCCTGATCCTGTTCTACCCGGATCTGGCGCTCTGGCTGCCCGATCTGGCGGTTCAGAACGTGTTCGGCCATTAG
- a CDS encoding DEAD/DEAH box helicase, with translation MTTFDDLGLAEPILRAVAAEGYSHPTPIQAQGIPAVLTGRDLVGIAQTGTGKTAAFVLPILHRLAEENRRPAEKTAHALIVVPTRELAEQIGDSIRNYSRHMRVTHAVVIGGANPRTQAAKLARGVDIIVATPGRLLDHMNARVVSLTMVRQVVLDEADQMLDMGFIPAIRQIMAKVSAERQTLLFSATMPKEIRTLANDFMRDPLEVSVAPASKPIDTIDQRVMHLDGGAKRGVLVSLLREGDVERAIVFTRTKRGADRVAKTVAGAGISADALHGNKSQGQRQRTLDAFRKGRTQVLIATDIAARGIDIDDISHVVNFDLPMVPEAYVHRIGRTARAGKSGQAISLCAHDERRLLRDIEKLTGKSLRVVDAPEAADVPDQPKRFEPANAEANTTRRFADDDGEARRAPRRPRRKPNGAAKPSAKPAGRPGKAAASERPEGQADGRKPKRFSGENAGQRPRSGKPGGKPNGKPGGRKQRSGDRRQDQDRSGLTRMLGGSNAA, from the coding sequence TTGACCACTTTTGACGATCTCGGCCTTGCCGAGCCGATCCTTCGTGCGGTTGCTGCCGAAGGCTATTCCCACCCGACTCCGATCCAGGCCCAGGGCATTCCGGCGGTTCTCACCGGCCGCGACCTCGTGGGCATCGCCCAGACCGGCACCGGCAAGACCGCGGCCTTTGTGCTGCCGATCCTGCATCGCCTCGCCGAAGAAAACCGGCGCCCGGCGGAAAAGACCGCCCACGCCCTCATCGTCGTGCCCACCCGCGAACTGGCGGAGCAGATCGGCGACAGCATTCGCAACTACAGCCGCCATATGCGCGTGACCCATGCGGTGGTGATCGGCGGCGCCAACCCGCGCACCCAGGCGGCGAAGCTCGCCCGCGGCGTCGACATCATCGTCGCCACGCCGGGCCGGCTGCTGGACCACATGAACGCCCGCGTCGTCAGCCTGACCATGGTACGCCAGGTGGTGCTGGACGAGGCCGACCAGATGCTGGACATGGGCTTCATCCCCGCCATCCGTCAGATCATGGCCAAGGTAAGCGCCGAGCGGCAGACGCTGCTGTTCTCCGCCACCATGCCCAAGGAAATCCGCACGCTCGCCAACGACTTCATGCGCGATCCGCTGGAAGTCTCGGTCGCCCCGGCCTCGAAGCCGATCGACACCATCGACCAGCGGGTGATGCACCTGGACGGCGGCGCCAAGCGCGGCGTGCTGGTCAGCCTGCTGCGCGAGGGCGACGTGGAACGCGCCATCGTCTTCACCCGCACCAAGCGGGGCGCGGACCGGGTGGCCAAGACCGTCGCCGGCGCCGGCATCTCCGCGGATGCGCTGCACGGCAACAAGAGCCAGGGCCAGCGCCAGCGCACGCTCGACGCCTTCCGCAAGGGCAGGACCCAGGTGCTGATCGCGACCGACATCGCCGCCCGCGGCATCGATATCGACGACATCTCGCATGTGGTGAATTTCGACCTGCCGATGGTGCCGGAAGCCTATGTGCACCGCATCGGCCGCACCGCGCGCGCCGGCAAGAGCGGCCAGGCGATCTCGCTCTGCGCCCATGACGAGCGCCGCCTGCTGCGCGATATCGAGAAGCTGACCGGCAAGAGTCTCCGGGTCGTCGACGCCCCGGAGGCGGCGGACGTGCCCGACCAGCCGAAGCGGTTCGAGCCGGCCAATGCGGAGGCAAACACCACCCGCCGCTTTGCCGACGACGATGGCGAGGCCCGGCGTGCGCCGCGGCGCCCCCGGCGCAAGCCAAATGGCGCGGCCAAGCCGTCGGCCAAACCGGCCGGACGGCCGGGCAAGGCGGCCGCATCCGAACGGCCCGAGGGCCAGGCGGACGGCCGCAAGCCCAAGCGCTTTTCGGGTGAAAATGCCGGCCAGCGCCCGCGCTCCGGCAAGCCCGGCGGCAAGCCCAACGGCAAGCCGGGCGGACGGAAGCAGCGCAGCGGCGACCGCCGGCAGGACCAGGACCGCAGCGGCCTGACGCGCATGCTGGGCGGCTCGAACGCCGCCTGA
- the glpK gene encoding glycerol kinase GlpK: MSQYVLAIDQGTTSSRAILFDRNCRVAGQAQGEFAQHYPRSGWVEHAPEDLWRTVLASARAAMAQAGAQAGAIVAIGIANQRETALIWDRATGEPIHNAIVWQDRRTADACAALKAGGHEAMVNARTGLLLDPYFSATKIAWLLDHVPDARARAEAGRLAFGTVDTYLLWRLTGGRVHATDATNASRTLLYDIHRGAWSDELLALFGVPRALLPEVRDSAAAFGATEPSLFGAAIPVTGMAGDQQAATVGQACFAPGMLKSTYGTGCFALLNTGAMPVASQNRLLTTIAYRLEGRPTYALEGSIFVAGAAVQWLRDGLGLIREACESGPLADAADPEQAVYLVPAFVGLGAPYWDSDCRGALYGLTRSTGPKELARAALESVCFQTRDLLEAMQADWGRAGETVLRVDGGMVASDWTMQRLADLLGAPIDRPQVLETTALGAAYLAGLQVGFYPPPDAFARAWALERRFAPAMAAAERDRRYAGWRDAVRRTLS, from the coding sequence GTGAGCCAGTATGTCCTCGCCATCGACCAGGGCACCACGTCGAGCCGCGCCATTTTGTTCGACCGCAATTGCCGGGTGGCCGGGCAAGCGCAAGGGGAATTTGCCCAGCATTATCCGCGCTCCGGCTGGGTCGAGCATGCGCCCGAGGATCTGTGGCGGACCGTGCTCGCCTCCGCCCGCGCCGCCATGGCCCAAGCCGGGGCCCAGGCGGGTGCGATCGTCGCCATCGGCATCGCCAACCAGCGCGAAACCGCCCTGATCTGGGACCGCGCCACGGGCGAGCCGATCCACAACGCCATTGTCTGGCAGGACCGCCGCACCGCCGATGCCTGTGCCGCCCTCAAGGCCGGGGGGCACGAGGCCATGGTCAACGCCCGCACCGGCCTGCTGCTCGACCCGTATTTCAGCGCCACGAAGATCGCGTGGCTGCTGGATCACGTGCCGGACGCGCGTGCCCGGGCGGAGGCGGGCCGGCTCGCCTTCGGCACGGTCGACACCTATCTGCTCTGGCGCCTGACCGGCGGCCGGGTGCACGCGACCGATGCGACCAATGCCAGCCGCACCCTGCTCTACGACATCCACCGCGGCGCCTGGTCGGACGAATTGCTGGCGCTGTTCGGCGTGCCCCGCGCGCTGTTGCCGGAAGTCCGGGACAGCGCGGCGGCGTTCGGCGCAACCGAGCCGTCGCTGTTCGGGGCCGCGATCCCTGTCACCGGAATGGCCGGCGACCAGCAGGCCGCGACCGTCGGCCAGGCGTGTTTCGCGCCCGGCATGCTGAAAAGCACCTATGGCACCGGTTGTTTTGCCCTGCTGAACACCGGCGCCATGCCGGTCGCCTCGCAGAATCGCCTGTTGACCACCATCGCCTATCGCTTGGAGGGCCGGCCCACCTATGCCCTGGAGGGCTCGATTTTCGTCGCCGGCGCCGCGGTGCAGTGGCTGCGCGACGGGCTGGGCCTGATCCGGGAGGCATGCGAATCCGGGCCGCTCGCCGATGCCGCCGACCCGGAGCAGGCGGTGTATCTGGTGCCGGCCTTTGTCGGCCTGGGCGCGCCCTACTGGGATTCGGACTGCCGCGGCGCCCTCTATGGCCTGACCCGCTCCACCGGCCCGAAGGAACTGGCCCGTGCCGCCCTGGAAAGCGTCTGTTTCCAGACCCGCGACCTGCTGGAGGCGATGCAGGCCGACTGGGGCCGGGCGGGGGAGACGGTGCTGCGGGTCGACGGCGGCATGGTCGCCAGCGACTGGACCATGCAGCGCCTCGCCGACCTGCTGGGCGCCCCCATCGACCGGCCGCAGGTGCTGGAGACGACGGCGTTGGGCGCGGCCTATCTGGCCGGGCTGCAGGTGGGCTTCTACCCGCCGCCCGATGCCTTTGCGCGGGCCTGGGCGTTGGAGCGCCGGTTCGCGCCGGCCATGGCCGCAGCCGAGCGCGACCGCCGCTATGCCGGCTGGCGGGACGCGGTGCGCCGCACGCTCTCGTGA
- a CDS encoding enoyl-CoA hydratase/isomerase family protein, with protein MPVSDRILYDVRDRVATIAMNRAPVNAIDHAMIDAIHAAMRRAEADRDVRAVILTSALDGMFCGGMDLKMVAAGDALDLRRFVTKFYIGTMNIQYEMTKPTVVAVNGPARGTGMTLAITSDVVLAADDIDLGYPEIDVGVIPAIHYVHLPRQISRHKAFELLFGGQPIPAAEAVSLGIVNHAVPRTDLMDRAFAMARMFAEKSPTIMALGRQSFMRANDLDYRRNVENQIETLCNIFNTADGREGLQAFLEKRKPRWGE; from the coding sequence ATGCCTGTCAGTGACCGCATCCTCTATGACGTGCGGGACCGGGTCGCGACGATTGCGATGAACCGGGCGCCGGTCAACGCCATTGACCACGCCATGATCGACGCCATTCACGCTGCCATGCGCCGGGCGGAAGCGGACCGGGATGTCCGCGCCGTCATCCTGACCAGCGCGCTGGACGGCATGTTCTGCGGTGGCATGGACCTGAAAATGGTGGCGGCGGGCGATGCGCTCGACCTGCGGCGGTTCGTGACCAAATTCTATATCGGCACCATGAACATCCAATACGAGATGACCAAGCCGACCGTGGTTGCGGTCAACGGCCCGGCGCGAGGCACGGGCATGACGCTCGCGATCACCAGCGATGTGGTCCTGGCCGCCGATGACATTGATCTTGGCTATCCGGAAATCGACGTGGGCGTGATCCCGGCCATCCACTATGTCCACCTGCCGCGCCAGATCAGCCGCCACAAGGCGTTCGAACTGCTGTTCGGCGGCCAACCGATCCCGGCGGCGGAGGCGGTTTCGCTCGGCATCGTCAACCACGCCGTGCCGCGGACGGACCTGATGGACCGGGCCTTTGCCATGGCCCGGATGTTTGCGGAAAAGTCGCCGACGATCATGGCGCTGGGCCGCCAGTCCTTCATGCGGGCGAACGACCTGGACTATCGCCGCAATGTCGAAAATCAGATCGAGACGCTCTGCAATATCTTCAACACCGCCGACGGGCGCGAAGGATTGCAGGCCTTCCTGGAAAAGCGCAAACCGCGCTGGGGGGAGTAG
- a CDS encoding glutathione S-transferase family protein yields the protein MAPAELTLSSKNYSSWSLRGWLLCRMAGLSFAETIVAIDSPEMRRELLLLSPSVRVPRLTHGEVVVWDTLAIAEYLAETFPDAGLLPTAPAPRAHCRAISGEMHSGFYNLRSALPMNIKARHKAFKIFSGARPDVERIRTIWTECLDRYGGPFLFGDHPTLADAMFAPVCTRFRTYAVDLSPALQAYSEHIFAWQPMAEWCDAALAEPDEIIELEVEF from the coding sequence ATGGCACCGGCAGAGTTGACCCTTTCGTCGAAAAACTACTCGTCCTGGTCGTTGCGCGGCTGGTTGCTGTGCCGCATGGCCGGGCTTTCCTTTGCGGAAACGATCGTCGCCATCGATTCGCCGGAGATGCGGCGGGAATTGCTGCTGCTGTCGCCCTCCGTTCGGGTGCCCAGGCTGACGCACGGCGAGGTGGTTGTCTGGGACACGCTGGCCATCGCCGAGTATCTGGCGGAAACCTTCCCGGACGCCGGCCTGTTGCCGACCGCGCCGGCGCCGCGGGCGCACTGCCGTGCCATTTCCGGCGAAATGCATTCCGGCTTCTATAACCTGCGCTCGGCCCTGCCGATGAACATCAAGGCGCGGCACAAGGCGTTCAAAATCTTCTCCGGCGCCCGTCCGGATGTCGAGCGCATCCGCACCATCTGGACCGAATGCCTGGACCGGTATGGCGGACCCTTCCTGTTCGGCGACCATCCCACCCTCGCCGACGCCATGTTCGCACCGGTCTGCACCCGCTTCCGCACCTATGCCGTGGACCTCTCGCCGGCATTGCAGGCGTATAGCGAGCACATTTTCGCCTGGCAGCCGATGGCCGAATGGTGCGATGCCGCATTGGCCGAGCCGGACGAGATCATCGAACTGGAAGTGGAGTTCTAG
- the phaZ gene encoding polyhydroxyalkanoate depolymerase — translation MLYQSYQLQDDLLAPMRSVAALSRDQFGRFGWGLPNPLRKRSAAALEMISRFRLTHSRPDFNIPTVTVGHRDVAVREEVALDLPFGNLLHFAKDTDVEQPKVLIVAPLSGHFSTLLRGTVETMLSDHDVYLTDWANARQVPLSAGVFGVDDYVDYLIRFMEEIGPGGHILSVCQPCVQALVAVSLMSQDRNPATPLSMTLMAGPIDTRESPTVVNDLASDKPLDWFKNALIGIVPFRYPGRWRRVYPGFVQLVAFMTMNMERHQEAHRKMHEHLINGETAEAQRIKDFYDEYFAVLDLPEEFYLETVDRIFQKAELACGTYRHRGRLVEPSAIRRTALLTVEGGRDDICALGQTAAAHDLCSSLRPHLKRHHLQANVGHYGVFNGKRWQNEIYPVVRNMILAVH, via the coding sequence TTGCTTTACCAAAGCTATCAGCTACAGGACGATCTGCTCGCCCCGATGCGATCGGTCGCCGCGCTTTCCCGCGATCAGTTTGGAAGGTTCGGCTGGGGCTTGCCCAATCCGCTCCGCAAGCGGTCGGCGGCCGCCTTGGAGATGATCTCGCGCTTTCGCCTGACCCACAGCCGGCCGGACTTCAACATTCCGACCGTCACGGTCGGCCATCGTGACGTCGCGGTTCGCGAGGAGGTGGCCCTGGACCTGCCGTTCGGCAATCTGTTGCATTTCGCCAAGGACACGGATGTCGAGCAGCCCAAGGTGCTGATCGTGGCGCCGTTGTCCGGCCATTTCTCGACCCTGCTCCGCGGCACGGTCGAGACCATGCTGTCCGACCATGACGTCTATCTGACCGATTGGGCCAATGCGCGACAGGTTCCGCTCAGTGCCGGCGTGTTCGGCGTCGACGACTATGTGGACTATCTGATCCGCTTCATGGAGGAGATCGGACCGGGCGGGCACATCCTGTCCGTCTGCCAGCCTTGCGTGCAGGCGCTGGTGGCCGTGTCGCTGATGTCGCAAGACCGGAATCCGGCCACGCCGCTGTCCATGACCCTGATGGCCGGCCCGATCGATACGCGCGAAAGCCCGACCGTCGTTAACGATCTGGCAAGCGACAAGCCGCTGGATTGGTTCAAGAACGCGCTGATCGGCATCGTGCCGTTCCGCTATCCGGGGCGGTGGCGCCGGGTCTATCCGGGGTTCGTGCAACTGGTCGCGTTCATGACCATGAACATGGAGCGCCATCAGGAGGCGCACCGCAAGATGCACGAGCATCTGATCAACGGAGAGACGGCAGAGGCCCAGCGGATCAAGGATTTCTACGACGAATATTTCGCCGTGCTCGACCTGCCGGAGGAATTCTATCTCGAAACCGTCGACCGCATCTTCCAGAAGGCGGAGTTGGCCTGCGGCACCTACCGGCACCGCGGCCGGCTGGTCGAGCCGTCCGCCATTCGGCGCACGGCATTGCTGACCGTCGAGGGCGGGCGCGACGATATCTGCGCCCTGGGGCAGACCGCGGCGGCGCACGATCTGTGCTCGTCGCTACGCCCGCACCTGAAGCGCCATCATCTTCAGGCGAATGTCGGCCATTACGGCGTGTTCAACGGCAAGCGCTGGCAGAACGAAATCTACCCCGTCGTCCGCAATATGATCCTGGCGGTGCACTGA
- a CDS encoding phytanoyl-CoA dioxygenase family protein — translation MPPKPNLPLLDLPPVDYGDQEDAMRQYRAEGTARALAMDNRGPFKFTADGKLDPAILEAYDREGFYVFENFVGADELAELERDLAGLLDRAPVGKDETLDKHGNPAFCANQTSRSISWVRPLSDPLGGTDASYGRHPSKMYEPKAGAEAPEWVLQLIHGSLMHSEAALRLYGHPHLLKFAEAVNGADFTPFNEAIWIKQPRLGGSVAWHQDGWTHWNSPDLDGDTHGFNTMMQLYGCDAANGLWVVPGSHKGGKKDIKAMVAAAGSDRLPEAVPLICGPGDLAVTNRQAIHGSFANTSQNIRVTYNMGFHRRKSVLGVKSGGVHNPVSEYTPEYIRNRSRLIMLAIDARRQRHPGEESYVYTPLAAEADRYRWSPDKKAEIWDYNLQDIGI, via the coding sequence ATGCCGCCGAAACCGAACCTTCCCCTGCTCGACCTGCCGCCCGTCGATTACGGCGATCAGGAAGACGCCATGCGCCAGTATCGCGCCGAAGGCACCGCCCGCGCGCTGGCCATGGACAATCGGGGGCCGTTCAAGTTCACCGCCGACGGCAAGCTCGATCCGGCCATCCTGGAAGCCTATGACCGCGAAGGCTTTTATGTGTTCGAGAACTTCGTCGGCGCCGACGAACTGGCCGAGCTCGAACGCGACCTGGCCGGCCTGCTGGACCGGGCGCCGGTCGGCAAGGATGAGACACTCGACAAGCACGGCAACCCCGCCTTCTGCGCCAACCAGACCTCGCGCTCGATCTCCTGGGTGCGGCCGCTGAGCGATCCGCTGGGCGGCACCGATGCCAGCTATGGCCGCCACCCCTCGAAAATGTACGAGCCGAAGGCCGGGGCCGAGGCGCCGGAATGGGTGTTGCAACTCATCCACGGCTCGCTGATGCATTCGGAGGCCGCACTGCGCCTCTATGGCCACCCGCACCTGCTGAAATTCGCGGAGGCGGTGAACGGGGCGGACTTCACGCCGTTCAACGAGGCGATCTGGATCAAGCAGCCGCGGCTCGGCGGCTCGGTCGCGTGGCACCAGGACGGCTGGACCCACTGGAACAGCCCGGACCTGGACGGCGACACCCACGGCTTCAACACCATGATGCAGCTTTATGGCTGCGACGCGGCCAACGGCCTTTGGGTCGTGCCAGGCTCGCACAAGGGCGGCAAGAAGGACATCAAGGCGATGGTCGCCGCCGCCGGCTCCGACCGGCTGCCGGAAGCGGTGCCGCTGATCTGCGGCCCCGGCGACCTGGCGGTGACCAACCGGCAGGCCATTCACGGCTCGTTCGCCAACACCAGCCAGAACATCCGCGTTACCTACAATATGGGCTTCCACCGGCGCAAAAGCGTGCTGGGCGTGAAGAGCGGCGGCGTGCACAACCCCGTCAGCGAATATACGCCGGAGTATATCCGCAACCGCTCGCGCCTGATCATGCTGGCCATCGACGCGCGCCGCCAACGCCATCCCGGCGAGGAATCCTACGTCTACACGCCACTGGCGGCCGAAGCGGACCGCTACCGCTGGAGCCCGGACAAAAAGGCGGAGATCTGGGACTACAACCTGCAGGATATCGGCATCTAG
- a CDS encoding DUF2384 domain-containing protein: protein MTTLEAYAEPDALPRSEAGRIGLLLGLEQGRTVDDVGLAERIAEGLAPAAAMALVRVLGRSTVIDKIIPEATLRRARKNRRALSREMSERLYEVGRVVDAVSRAYHGDKVAISRFLHQPHALLGGRTPLEMARLSSAGTEAVLKLLRRAEYGFAV, encoded by the coding sequence ATGACAACCCTCGAAGCCTATGCCGAGCCGGATGCGCTGCCACGGTCGGAGGCCGGGCGCATCGGCCTGCTGTTGGGGCTGGAGCAGGGACGCACGGTCGACGATGTCGGACTGGCCGAACGGATCGCCGAGGGGCTGGCCCCGGCGGCGGCCATGGCGCTGGTCCGGGTGCTGGGCCGTTCGACCGTGATCGACAAGATCATTCCCGAGGCGACGTTGCGCCGGGCGCGCAAGAACCGCCGGGCGTTGTCGCGCGAGATGAGCGAACGCCTGTACGAGGTCGGCCGGGTCGTCGATGCGGTCAGCCGGGCCTATCACGGCGACAAGGTGGCGATTTCCCGGTTCCTGCACCAACCGCACGCACTGCTGGGCGGCCGGACGCCGCTGGAGATGGCGCGGCTGAGTTCCGCCGGGACCGAGGCGGTGCTGAAACTGTTGCGCCGGGCCGAATACGGCTTCGCCGTATGA